DNA from Denticeps clupeoides chromosome 7, fDenClu1.1, whole genome shotgun sequence:
TGTACAGGTGATTCTGTGAGGCAACCAGCGCCCGCACCCAGTGGTTTAAACCAGTCAGCTCCTTCTTTAGTTTGAGCTCTGTGCCCACAATGTCCCAAACCTGTAACaccagagagagggaaagatgaagaAATAATCGTATGATGCAGTTGTGGATTAGTGGAGGTTCTTGACTCTGGAGCAATGTGATTAAAATGAGATCACTCTACATTTCATCACCTTCTCTAGTTCTCCTCTCTGTCACTATGGTGATATAGGTCTGTGTTtaagcacaaaaaaatttaacattttCTAACTCCAGAATCTAGAGAGGAGAAGTAAAGAGACTCAGACTAAAGTAAATTAGCATTAGTTGTGCTAACCTTGATGGCCTTTAGAGACCCACTGAACAGCATGTTGTGTGAAGAGACCAGTGTGCACACTGGGTTGTCATGAGCCCGGATCGTGTTGACTTTCTGCAATGTCTGGATGTCCCAAaccttcacacagacacaaacagaaaatgtaGTCGCTAAAATGGATTCTCTGCATTCTGCAGCAGACACATTGGATCAGACTCCCTTACAATGATTGTGCAATCAGCAGAGCCACTGTAGAGCCGGTTCCTGcagaggggagggaggaggagaaaatgAGTCATGGAGCAGACTGGAACCACCATTGTCCAGACAGAACACCCTCTCGTACAACTTACCCCTGAATACACAATGCAAGCACAATGCCATCGTGACCCTCCAGAGTCTTCTGGCACTTGTAAGTGGTGCAGGTGTCCCACACCTGGGTACAATGaatagaaaagaaagagaagtaTGTCATGAGTTTTCAAAAGATACAAGAGCAAATGAGAAAAGAAGAATTCCTTTTTTACTTTGATTGTTTTATCTGAGGAGCCGCTGAAAAGAAGGTCTCCAGTAGAGTAGACACAGAGGCACCACACGGGACCCTGATGGCCGACAAACGTGCCTTTGCACTTGAAGATTTGCTGAGGGTCGTAGGCTGTAGCACAGAGAGGGGGAATGTCAGGAGTTCAACATTAACCACACAGATGATGAAAAGAGTAAACAGGAAAAGACACTTACAGCCCAGAATCCCCATGTTGAGTCTGGCATTGATGTGTGACAGTTCATCCTGCAGATTCCCAGAGAAAGAGAAATTCAGTTAAACTGGTTTAATCTAACTGAGAGACCTCACGATAGCATGTATCGGTCCGAAATGGGCTTTCCACCATCCGCCAACCCTTAAAAATCCAATGAAATTTCTTTATGACATGTCTGATTTGTATCCGTCTTCTTATGAGCTCTGGAAAGGGAGTTTCAGTCAAACAGATGTTTACATAACGAATACTGATCAGTTCGATGACGCTCCACTCACGTTGAGCATTGATGCGTCTCTGCGGAACTCCATCAGGTCCTCGCTCAGTTTGCTCTGGTTCTCATCAAGAACATCTGGAACATGATAGATGACATCACCAAGGCAACAGGACACAAACACCCAGGAATATTACATTACTTACCAACTGATTACTTTATTAGTTTAGGCATATGagaatatgtatgtatgtatatgagtactttgggggtgtttttaaACTGCAAAAATGCTATAAGGGAAATTAAAAGCAGATTTAAAATGGAAGCTTCATTAAAGAATTCAAGTTTTGCTTGGGATAatcctagttttgttttttgtaatattctggattctttaaaaaaataacagtaacAGTCCAAAGAGAACATTTTACTGTAGTACTGACTCACCAAACTTGAGGTCCAAGTTcttctccagctgatccagctTCTCCGAGAGCTTCCCCAGCATGGCTCGCAGGAATGAGATATCCTGGTCTTTCTGAGCCAGCATCACCTGCATCTCATGGAAACGATCGTCCGTCTGCTGCAAGAACTCTTTCAGTCCCTCGAACTTGCACACTTCTAGGTGGGTCTCATAGGTGTCCTGATTTCCAATGAAGGTGCATCTACCAAAATCAAAATGAAGGAAATGCTCATGATCATCCAAAGGAAGTCAGGtcctgagttaaaaaaaaaaaaaaaaagccctgacTTGTGTTTTACCCATATTTGGAGTGGGGGCATTTAATGTGCTCGCATTCCTTCAGGTGGGCTTCCAGGTTCATAGTGAGGAGTGGGGGGCAGCTGGGGTTGTTAGGGCAACGGACCGGACGATAATCACAGCTGACCTCATGatctctgaaaaaaaattatgctgagTCAATTATTTTATATCCCAGTCAATAGATAAAacaactgtgtaaaaaaaaaaaaaaaaaaaaactcactttctGGTGCTCAGCTTGATGGTGAAAGGGCAACCAAGGGGGTCAACTTCAAATGAGCCAGGCTTGCCAGATGCTGCTGGCTGACATCCATATTTGCAGTGGATGAAGAGTTCACCAATTTGCTCGGCCACAGCAATGTTGTTCACCACAACCGTTAGCTTGGAGTTGTCAACTGGGCACTTCTctacaaacaaaacaacaaaggaCAAGAGAACAAACTGAGTGACAAATACATGTTCTGACTGAAAAGAAAGATGTTTTAATCCCTGattatacactaccagtcaaaagtttggacacacctactcatttatgggtcttgcatttttgaaagtgaaagtgcagtgattgtcactgtgaaaaactgcagcaaagcacacaacaaaatgtgtgaaattaacccatcaccagtgagcagccatgataggtgcctgggtagcagtgtgtggggccagCGGTAAGGGATTTGAAagggcaaccttccaattacgggtccacttccttaggcCACCTTAGACCCgattggccaccactgccccatttttacattatagatcaaaactaaataaacaggactatgaaataacgtGAGCTtatgtaataaagaaaaaactattTGAAATATACTCAAatgtatcacttttttttaacaagcaaTGCAGTAAATGACTACATCACATACAAGTATAAATCGTAACGTTACTGTTAACTAGACAGCATGTCCTTCACTTGAGGTTTGCTCCCAAGTCCATCCAGAAAACTCTCCTGGCACAGGCGTTATGCACAGCGCGCAATGGTCAAAGTTTAACAAAATTCAACTTTGACCACAGTGTCCGCAGAAGCTCAGGAAGCGTCACTTTCTGTATTTATGCAGTGATTGAAACATTAAGATATAGCTTTaaattattgcaatattttttatagGCCATATTGTCCAGCACTTCTTATGCATTTCTTATCATTTCTTCTTGAAGAattttgatgatgacagtagtgaaaaaaactgattcatcaaacatactttggATAAATAGACTTTTCACATGGAccacaggggggaaaaaatcatgGTAATGGAATTTTAATACTTTTAGGGCCTTGTTTTTTGCTAATCTATAGATGGCTTATTTGAATACTCACTAACACAAAACTACCATCTAAATGAAAACTCTTAAAAACCTGAGCTGGGTAACTGAAGATATTACATTGCAAAGTTCTAAATAATTTGAAGCAGTAAAACATACCTGAAGTCAAGGCACATCGCCTGCAAAATGTATGctgcggagaaaaaaaaacacagaaaacagttAATGTTGATGGAATGGTGTCCACCGCTATACACAGCTTTTCCACAGTCCGTCTGCCGCCCGAAATAAATGGGTCAATGAGGTTCACGCTGCAGCACGGCAGACAGGAAATCAATACGTGGCGCGCCTCCAAAGCAGGACAGGCATCCGCCCCCCGCAGAGCACCAGGGCAGCTGACTCACCCCGCAGGTGGTGATGACGGGGTCCTTGAACACGCTACAGCACAGCTGACAGCACAGCTTGACTGAGGGCTGCTCGGCGAACACCTGAGGCTCCTGGAACGGGGTGGTGACACTAAACTCACACACTGAACTCGAGAGCTGTATTGCGCAGGAGACATGAAGTTAGCAGAAGGGACTCACtgcgtcctcctcttcctcgtgcAGGGAGAAGGTGGACCGGAGGGACATGTTGGACTCGGAGTGCAGCGACCGGACGGAGATGGCGGAGTCCGAGCGGCGTGGAGTGCTGATGGGAGGCTGAGTTGGGGAAACAGACTATAGTACATACTGTACATTGCTGTACACTATCCTATGTTTTTAGAATAAGTGGACAATAcagcataattatttttaagactgctgtgttattacatttttttttttaaatactcatTCTGTGAGAGCGGCAGGAATATGAACTCCTGTGAGAGCTCAATGTGTGCATTATCAGCAGTATAATGTGAGAGTAAGCACAAAGCATGGCTGacagaaaagaaacagcagCACTAATCAaagagggacagggacaggagaGTCACCATCAGCATGAGCAAATAAGGAAAGGCAAAATGGAGAAACCTTAACCACTTCTTCTAAAGTCAGTATCAAAAAACGTCCTGAATGTGTTGGACATATATGGGCTAAACATAATCATTCATCTATACCAACagagaactaaaaaaaacaaataacaacGCATGTAATAAAAAGACCAACCATGTCATCCTCATCACGGGGGGAGTATGTCAGGGTGCTGGAGGATGATGGTGTCCTGCGGTGTTGTTTGTAATTGTTGGACGTTTCTGCTAGAGTTGGACATCAGACAAACAGAAGATATTAAAAGTTAAGTTTAAGTCAATGCAGTTAAAGAACAGAGATTGAAAGCGCATAGTTCACAGGCCAAAACTGGCTTAATAAACTTCCATTAATTTGGGGGGTGTACTACGCTCCTACCACAGAAAAACAGCAAAGATGGTAAAAATCAAACAAGTGCAAAACTCACCTTTGGCTACTGGGGTGACTGTGGAAAATGTGGGCCCAAACGTGCTCTCCATTCTGTtctattttcattaaaaaacagatTGTGAACATTAAAGGCCATTTTAAAGCGAAGAATTATTGCTGCCTGGATCCCAGATGTCCACATCACCTGACCAGGCCCATGGATATGGCTCTCACCCCGTTAATGTTGTCAGCAGTGGAAATGTTGATGATGGCTGCTGCGGCAGCACCTCCTGAGAAACGGTTGTAGCGCGTCTTACTAGAGCTCATAATCCAACCGAGCCTCGCAAATCAGAAATTCTGCAGCCttgaacaccacacacacacagaaaaaaacacacacaaacaagaaaacaagtgaatttacacaaaatgttttaCTAATAATTTGTTAACTGGCAATGAATTAAATTCTTTTCATCTGCACTGACTTATTTTACCCATTTGACATAGGCACCTCAAAATGATGTAAACAGAAAGGCACGCGGGTCAAATCACAAGGGGTCGGGATCTGACCAATCAACGCGCTGAGAGCCCTAATCCGCGTTACGTCACGAGTTTGGGACGTTCTAATTTCCCGAAAACGATCATCCGTCAAGGG
Protein-coding regions in this window:
- the traf7 gene encoding E3 ubiquitin-protein ligase TRAF7 isoform X1; the encoded protein is MSSSKTRYNRFSGGAAAAAIINISTADNINGNRMESTFGPTFSTVTPVAKAETSNNYKQHRRTPSSSSTLTYSPRDEDDMPPISTPRRSDSAISVRSLHSESNMSLRSTFSLHEEEEDAEPQVFAEQPSVKLCCQLCCSVFKDPVITTCGHTFCRRCALTSEKCPVDNSKLTVVVNNIAVAEQIGELFIHCKYGCQPAASGKPGSFEVDPLGCPFTIKLSTRKDHEVSCDYRPVRCPNNPSCPPLLTMNLEAHLKECEHIKCPHSKYGCTFIGNQDTYETHLEVCKFEGLKEFLQQTDDRFHEMQVMLAQKDQDISFLRAMLGKLSEKLDQLEKNLDLKFDVLDENQSKLSEDLMEFRRDASMLNDELSHINARLNMGILGSYDPQQIFKCKGTFVGHQGPVWCLCVYSTGDLLFSGSSDKTIKVWDTCTTYKCQKTLEGHDGIVLALCIQGNRLYSGSADCTIIVWDIQTLQKVNTIRAHDNPVCTLVSSHNMLFSGSLKAIKVWDIVGTELKLKKELTGLNHWVRALVASQNHLYSGSYQTIKIWDIRSLECVHVLQTSGGSVYSIAVTNHHIVCGTYENLIHVWDIESKEQVRTLTGHVGTVYALAVISTPDQTKVFSASYDRSLRVWSMDNMICTQTLLRHQGSVTALAVSRGRLFSGAVDSTVKVWTC
- the traf7 gene encoding E3 ubiquitin-protein ligase TRAF7 isoform X2 encodes the protein MSSSKTRYNRFSGGAAAAAIINISTADNINGNRMESTFGPTFSTVTPVAKETSNNYKQHRRTPSSSSTLTYSPRDEDDMPPISTPRRSDSAISVRSLHSESNMSLRSTFSLHEEEEDAEPQVFAEQPSVKLCCQLCCSVFKDPVITTCGHTFCRRCALTSEKCPVDNSKLTVVVNNIAVAEQIGELFIHCKYGCQPAASGKPGSFEVDPLGCPFTIKLSTRKDHEVSCDYRPVRCPNNPSCPPLLTMNLEAHLKECEHIKCPHSKYGCTFIGNQDTYETHLEVCKFEGLKEFLQQTDDRFHEMQVMLAQKDQDISFLRAMLGKLSEKLDQLEKNLDLKFDVLDENQSKLSEDLMEFRRDASMLNDELSHINARLNMGILGSYDPQQIFKCKGTFVGHQGPVWCLCVYSTGDLLFSGSSDKTIKVWDTCTTYKCQKTLEGHDGIVLALCIQGNRLYSGSADCTIIVWDIQTLQKVNTIRAHDNPVCTLVSSHNMLFSGSLKAIKVWDIVGTELKLKKELTGLNHWVRALVASQNHLYSGSYQTIKIWDIRSLECVHVLQTSGGSVYSIAVTNHHIVCGTYENLIHVWDIESKEQVRTLTGHVGTVYALAVISTPDQTKVFSASYDRSLRVWSMDNMICTQTLLRHQGSVTALAVSRGRLFSGAVDSTVKVWTC